The following DNA comes from Methanosarcina vacuolata Z-761.
CTGGAAGGAACTTTCTGAGGATGAGCGCGGGCAACTACTGATCAAGTGTGACATTACAGAAGTCCCGGGAATTACTGTTGGCACACATGATGAACTTTTGAAGGCACTGAAAAAGTATCCAATCAATTCTTGGAGCGATCGGATTGATGCCCTGAGCAATCGTTTTTCCAAAGCACGAGAGCTAGCAGCCAAATCCCTTGAACCGAAAACCCAGACCATCGATCTCCCACGCCGCACCTTCAAAACCGAAGATGATATTGATGTCTGGGTTCAGGAAGTAAAAGAACAGATCAAGACAGCCCTGGGCAAGGGCCCAGTTGTGATTCGGTAATTGATTAGGGGGATTTGAGAATGAAGCCTCTTGAAAAAACATTACGAAATAAACTCGAAAAAACTGTGAAAGAAGCCAGGGATATTGCCGAAGCCGCTGCCAGGGCATCATTGGAACAGCTTGGTGTTGGTGAAGCTTCTCCTTTTGCCTATCTTTCTGAAGATCAGAAGGAACTCCGTCGTAAACTCCGTGCTCATGGTCGACAGCTTGGGGATCAGCGTAATCCTGAAACCGGAGCTCAGGAAATTAGCCAGCTTGTCGAAGAAGTAGCCTACGAACACTGGCACCGTATGTTATTCGCTCGGTTCTTGGCAGAGAATAATCTGCTCATGTATCCAGATCCAGTTGATCCTATTGCTGTGACTCTTGAGGAGTGCGAAGACATGGCAGTCGACGAAGGCGCGAAAAACGGATGGGAATTAGCTTCCCGTTACGCTGCCCGGATGCTTCCACAGATCTTCCGACCGGATTCACCTGTATTCCAACTTATTTTGCCACCAGAACATCAGCAGAAGTTGGAAAGGTTACTGGCAGATTTGCCTTATGAAGTATTCAACGCTTCCGATTCACTGGGCTGGGTTTACCAGTTCTGGCAGGCTAAGAAGAAAGACGAAGTTAACGACTCTGGGGTAAAAATAGGCTCCAGGGAACTTCCTGCTGTCACACAGCTTTTCACAGAGCCTTACATGGTTAGCTTCCTTCTGGATAATTCACTTGGCGCTTGGTGGGCAGCACATCGATTGACTAGTGAAGATTTAAGAAGTGCTGCAAGTGAAGAGGAACTCCGGCAAAAGGCATCAATACCAGGTGTGCCGTTGGACTATCTTCGTTTTGTCAAAACAGATGATGGCGTATGGACACCAGCTGCTGGAACTTTTGACGGCTGGCCGAACCATCTGAGCGAACTAAAGACTCTAGATCCATGTAGTGGATCTGGGCATTTTCTTGTTTCTTCTTTCCTTATGCTCGTGCCCATGCGTATGGAAATGGAAGGTCTCTCTGCCAAAGATGCAGTGGACGCAGTTCTCAATGATAATTTGCATGGATTGGAGATTGACCAGCGCTGTGTGGAACTGGCAGCCTTCGCCCTTGCTCTTTCTGCTTGGTGTTACCCCGGAACAGGTGGATATCGCCCGCTGCCGGAAATGAATTTGGCTTGCTCGGGCCTTACTATAAGCACTAAAAAGGAGGACTGGCTGGCACTAGCAGGAGACAACAATAACCTTTGCATGGCCCTTGAAGAACTGTACAATCAGTTCAAAAACGCTAATGTCTTGGGAAGTCTAGTCAATCCAGAGGCTGGTCTTTTCAGAGGCACACTTGTAGAAATGGAATGGGATGATATTGCTCCAATCCTTACCAAAGCGCTTTCTGGTGAAAAAGATTGCGAAAAAACGGAAATGGGTGTAGTAGCTCAGGGAATCGTAAAAGCCACCAAAATGATAAGTGATAGCTATAATTTGATATTTACAAATCCTCCATATCTAGGAGATAGAAAGCAAAGTAAAACGCTAAAGGAATTTTGTTATAAGCAGTATCCAAAGGCAAAGAATGAACTAGCAACTGTATTAATGGAGCGCAGTATAAAACTGCTATCTGAAAACGGCCTGTTTGCAGGTGTTATGCCACAAAATTGGATTTTCCTTAAAGGATCTGCCGACCTAAGAAAATACTGGCTAAAGCATATTTGTTTCAAAAACATAGCAAGAGTTGGCGGTAAGGGTTTTTCTAGTCCTCAAGCGCAAGGAGCGTACATTGCTCTAGTATTGCTGGAAAATATTAATGTAAAAAATGAAAGCCGTATAGCGTGTCTTGATGCTTATGAATATGGCACATTAGAAGATAAGGTCAGGGAACTTATTATTGGTGACATAACACAAATTAATCAACTAGATCAATTGAAAAATCCTGACGCTCGTTTGCTCTTTGATTCTCAAGCAAATGGAATACTTATTGGACAAATTGCATGTGCACCCCAAGGCATCAAGACTGGTGATGATGAAAAGTGGAGAAGACGATACTGGGAAGTTCTCTTTCCTTCAGATGATTGGCGTCCTTTCTTGTCTACTGTTGCCAAAAATACATTTTGGGGTGGGCGTTCATACGTCATTGACTGGAGTACGGGTGGACAAGGGATGATTCGGCCACGAAAAGACAATGTTGCCGTTGGAAATAAAGGTGTAGCAATAAGTCAAATGGGTCAGTTTCCTTGCACTCTTTATGCTGGCGAGCTTTACGATAGCAATATTGCTCCAATAGTACCCAAAGAAGAAGATTATATCGAAATATTATGGCGCTACTTTAGTAGCCCTGAATTTCATACAGAGTTAAGAAAAATCGACAAGAAAAGGTCGATTACAAACGCAACCTTTCTAAAAGTTCCTCTTCAAAATGTGGAAGTTCCATCCTTTGCTTTGCCTAAACCCTTCTCTGAAGACCCCACACAGTGGATATTCCATGGTCACCCAACAAAGAGTTATGAGCCTCTACAGGTAGCAGTAGTCCGTCTGATTGGCTACCGCTGGCCCGCCGAGCTGGATGCGAAGATGGAACTCTCCGATGAAGCTCGGACTTGGGTAAAAAAGTGTGACGAGTTAATTCCTTATGCCGATGAAGATGGCATTGTCTGCATCCCCCCAGTCCGTGGGGAGGCTTCTGCTGCTGATCAGCTCCTTAATCTACTGGCTGCTGCATACGGTGAGTCGTGGAGCAATGACAAGCTTTCGGAATTACTTAAACAAGCAGATCATGCAGGTAAACCATTGGAAACCTGGTTGCGTGAGAAATTCTTCACTCAACACTGTAAACTCTTCCAGCATCGGCCATTTATCTGGCACATATGGGACGGTTTAAGAGACGGTTTTGGAGCACTAGTTAACTATCACAAGTTGGACAAAAAGCTACTCGAAACACTGATTTATACCTACTTAGGAGACTGGATCAGCCGCCAGAAGCAGGATATAGCAAATGGTGTTGATGGCTCACAAGAAAAGCTTGATGCTGCTGAGGGCCTGAAGAAAAAACTTGAACTTATCCTTGAAGGTGAAGCCCCTTACGATATTTTTGTCCGCTGGAAACCCATTGAAAAGCAGCCTATTGGTTGGGATCCTGACCTTAATGATGGAGTACGTCTCAACATCCGACCATTTATGAGTGTACCTGATATGAGCAAGAAAGGTGCAGGGGTTCTCCGAGACAAGCCTAATATCAACTGGAATAAGGATAGGGGAACAGATGTTGAATCCGCTCCATGGTATAATCCCGACCCTAAAAAGCATCCCAATTATAAAGGTAAAGAAGGAGAGCGAATCAATGACTATCATCTGAGCCTGAAACAAAAGAAGGAAGCACGAGAGGCTGCAAAATGATCAAATCCGTAAATGATGATTCTGTCTCTCGACTAGATGGGATGCTAAACCTTTTGCCCTGAAGGAGAAGGAATAAATGCGTGTCATAGAACATTTTATCAAAAAAATTCGTCAGGCTGCAGTCTACAATCCAGATGTGCAGGTAGCCCCTGCCTGCATTTTATGGCCGGACATCGACAGGCAATGGGAGGCTGTGATTCCTAACCTGCAGAATGAGTTGCCTGAACTTTTTGTCCTTGGTGACTACAATCCTGAAAAACGATCAGGGCCTGCTATCTGGCTGCGCTGTGTAGTTGCAGATAAAGTTGATGATGTTGATCTGCCGTGTGACAGGACGCCTATTTTCTACCTTCCGGGCTTCAGCCGCCAGGACTTGCGAGCTGTGGAAAGCTGTCCTGACCAGCTAAAGCCTCTGGTTTCACTCCAGTACCTTGGAGTGATCTGGTCGCAGGTCAATGCCAAGGACTGGACTATCCTCGCTTTCCTCAAATCTGACCAGGGGGGCATGGGCTTGGATGTCGCTCTGGACAACGATACCAAGAACGCCATGCAAATGGCACTTTGCCCTCTGCTGGATGAAGAGGTAGAACTCCTCAAAGGTAAACGGATAGACAAGGACTACTTCAATGCCTTACTTACTGGGGGTGACCCTGTCCGTGACTTGCTTCAATGGCTTGATCATGGGGATACCTTCCGTGCTGAACATGATGAAAATGAATGGAAAGCTTTCGTGGAACTTTGCAAGTCTCAGTTCGCTTTTGATCCGGAAAAAGATGGAGTTATTGTTGGAGCGACAAAACTGGCTTGCCATGAAGGATCCTGGAGTCCTGTTTGGGATAGATACCGCGAAGCTCCAAAACGATATCCTAATATTCCTGCCCAAATACGCAAATGCAAACCGCCCAACGGGACGATTCAGTGGCACCTAGGTGGGGGCAAATTTGATGGCTGGCCACAGTGGAATGAAACCCAGGAGAGTAAACTTCGCACAGATTTGAGTACTCTAGAGAGCATGCCATCTCATGAAGCCCGTAAAAAGCTTACAGAGCTTGAAAGCCAGCATAAGTCAAGACGCAGTATGGTGTGGATGGAGTTGGGCGAAGCTCCTCTTGCACGTGCTATGGAACACCTTTCTGTTCTTGCCTCTACCACGAATACCGCTCTGGCTGCAGGTTCCGTTGACGACCTCATGGCTGGTTACACGAATGCGGGTTGGAGAGCTGACGATGCCGTGATGAAGGCTCTTGCCTGCGTGGAAAAAGAAGAGGATTTTGAGGCAATTAAAAAAGCAATTCAGTCTATTTATATTACTTGGGCTGAAGAATCCGCCAGATACCTGCAGAAGATTGTAGAAAAATCAGGATATCCAGGTGGCAGTGCATCCAGCTGCAAAACACTTCAGTACAAAGATAGGGAATGCGTCCTGTTTGTAGACGGACTTCGATTTGATACAGCTAAAAGGCTTGTGGAAATGCTTGCTTCTCAAGAATATAAGGTAGAAGAAAAAACAGTATGGTCAGCTCTTCCCAGCATTACAGCAACGGGTAAGCCTGCGGTGACCCCTGTGAGAGATAAGATAAAAGGCGAAGATTCCAATACTGACTTTGAGCCCGTTGTTGCTGAAACGGGTCAGTCCCTTAAAGGTGGTTACCATCTGAAAAAGTTGCTAATTGATGGAGGATGGGAGATTTTAGAACGCTCATCGAATGGCAATGTAAATGGTCGTGCCTGGTGTGAATTCGGCAACATTGACCATGACGGTCATGACAGGGGATGGAAACTCTCCAAGCATCTTGAGAGCACATTGAGCGAGATTCAGGACAGGGTAATTCGTCTTCTTAAAGCTGGGTGGAAGAGTGTCCATATAGTCACTGATCATGGATGGCTTCTATTGCCAGGTGGACTACCAAAAATCGATTTGCCCAGTGCACTGGTAGAAAGCAAATGGGGACGCTGCGCCTCAATCAAACCTGGTGCCACAACAAATGAAAGGCTATATCCCTGGTACTGGAATAGCAATCAGTATTTTGCTCTTGCAGATGGCATTAGTTGTTTCCGTAATGGTATGGAATATGCTCATGGTGGTTTGAGCCTCCAAGAGTGCCTAACACTGGAACTAAACGTTTCGTCTGGAGTATCGAAGGTTTCAGCTGTTTCCGTGGAACTTACGGATATAGTTTGGAAAGGGCTGAGGTGCACCATTGCCGTTGATGGAGAATTCTCTGGGTTATCACTTGATATTCGCACTCAACCAGGAGATTCGTTTTCCAGTGTGGTTCTGAAAGTAAATCCGTTGAAAGACAACGGAACAGCTTCTGTAGTTGTTGAAAGTGAAGAATTGGAAGGGGTCAGTGCAACTATCGTTCTGCTTAATTCCAATGGTGAGCTTGTGGCCCAAACTGATACAGTCATCGGTGGAGGTAAAGAATGAGTGAATTGGATCAGATAGACAGGCTGGCTGCCTCGTCTCTTGATGGATATCTGGTCAGGAAAGATCTTGTTCGGACTTTCAGTCGTCAATTTCCAGTACCTACCTACGTTGTAGAGTTCCTTCTGGGACGTTACTGCGCAAGTATAGATAATGATGAGATAGAGGAAGGACTTGAAATCGTCCAGCGGCAGTTAAATTCTCGCACCGTAAAGGCAGGAGAAGAAGAACTTTTTAAATCCAGAGCAAGGGAAAACGGTGAAGTGAAGATTATAGATCTCATTACTGCCCGCCTTGATGCTAAAACAGACTCCTATGTAGCAACATTACCTAGCCTTCAGTTAACAGATGTTAGAATCAGCTCTGAACTGGTAAATGAGCACGAAAGAATGTTGACTGGAGGGTTCTACGCTGAAATTTCTCTCAATTATGATGCAGCCATTGCCCAGGAAAGCAAGGGACGACCTTTTGGAGTTGAAAGCCTTAGGGAGATCCAGCTATCTAAGAGAGATGTACTGAATGTTATGGCAGAGGCTAGGAAAAAATTTACTACCGAAGAATGGAAGGCTTTTCTACTTCGAAGCATAGGCATCGAACCAACAGCCCTTTCTGAAAGAGTCAAGAACGCATTCCTTCTAAGGATGGTGCCTTTCGTAGAACGCAACTATAACCTTGTGGAGTTAGGGCCTCGCGGTACCGGGAAAAGTCATCTCTTCCAGCAGATTTCACCTTATGCTCATCTGATCTCCGGCGGAAAAGCTACAGTAGCAAGGATGTTTGTAAATAACTCCACTGGTCAGCGTGGACTTGTCTGTCAGTATGATGTAGTCTGTTTTGATGAAATTTCTGGCATCAGCTTCGATCAGAAGGATGGTGTCAATATCATGAAAGGATACATGGAATCTGGGGAGTTCAGCCGGGGCAAAGAGAGTATCCGTGCCGATGGAAGCATGGTCTTGGTCGGTAATTTTGAGGTAGATGTTGAGCATCAACAACATGTTAGCCATCTCTTCGGCCCCATGCCTCCGGAAATCCGAGATGACACTGCTTTCATGGATCGTATTCATGCTTATCTGCCAGGCTGGGATGTTCCCAAGATCAATAAAGAATTACTCACTGATCACTTTGGCCTAGTCAGTGATTTCCTTTCGGAGTGCTGGAGTCAGCTTCGCAATCAGAGCCGAGTTTCTCTGCTGCAGAACCGTGTTTTTTACGGAGGTGCGCTCAGCGGCCGGGATACAAATGCGGTAAACAAGACTGTTAGCGGGCTTTTGAAACTGCTCTATCCCGGAGATACCACAGAAATTCCAGAGGAGGAACTTGAATGGGCTGTCCGGATTGCTATGGAAGCAAGACGCCGTGTTAAGGAACAACAAAAGAGAATCGGTGCAGCAGAGTTTCGGAATACCCATTTCAGCTATGTTATGGGAGAAGATGGAATAGAAAAGTTCGTCTCTACACCTGAGCTTCAGAGTGAAAACAGCATCGGAGGAGATCCTTTGGAACCCGGACAGGTTTGGGCCATTAGCCCTGGCAGTATAGACGAACATCCTGGACTATACCGTATCGAAGTAAATGAAGGCCCTGGATCAGGTGTGAAAATTCTAAATAAACCGGTTCCACAGGCTTTCCGTGAGAGTGTGAACTATGCTGAACAGAATCTCTATTCTAGGTTTATGCAACTTGTAGGAGACAAAGATCCTCGCCATCATGAATTTACAGTCCAGTTACGAGCTTTTGATGTCTCAAAGTCTGGAGCAAAGCTCGGAATGCCCTCTTTAGTTGCCCTCTGTACTTCATTATTAAGGAGGAGTGTTCGTGGTGGTTTGATCATAGTTGGCGAAATTGCTTTGGGTGGTTCCATTGAGCCTATTCATAATCCCGTGACTATTGCAGAAATTGCTGTTGAAAAAGGTGCAACTGCCCTTCTTATGCCCGTTTCTTGTCGCCGTCAGCTTTTCGACCTATCTGATGATATGGCAACTAAGATTGATATTCAGTTTTACTCGGACGTTCGAGATGCTTTAGTCAAAGCTATGGTTGACTGATTTGAGGTAAATTATATGTCTAAAGATAAAAGAAAAGATGGAGATTCCTCTGAACAATTCGTGCTCATTTGAACAATTCGTGCTCATTTGAACAATTCGTGCTCATTAATACCTAAGGGAAGAGATCTTAATTGCCGCAACTAAGGTTTTTGAGGAGATACGATCTAACTTTTCCCGTTGGATTTCTTCTTCTATAACTTGCCAACTAAGGATTAAATTTCAAGAAGTATGGCTGAAAATACAGCCATTATTTGGCTTTTTGGGTGTACTTTTAAACGTAAAGCACGGATTCTGATCTGCGCTCATCTATGTTTATCCTTGGTTTATTGATAATATAGGGGGATCGATACACATTTTTTGTACTATCCAATTTTTCGCGATCATGGTCTCTTTAATTTGGAGTTCAGATACTCCTTTAAAACTACGGCGTTATTAAAATCTTCATTTTTTGCGGCGTAGAGTAGGGTCAGGTCAGTTTCTTTCGCTTTATCTATGAGTTTCTGTACATACTCTTCTTTTAGCTCCAGTTCTTCAAGATAGCATTTCCTGAACTCTTCCCATTTCTCAGGATTATGTGAAAACAGTTTTCTAAGCTCGTCCCTAGGAGCTATCTCCTTTAACCACAGATCAATCCTGACTTCATCTTTTCGAAGCCCCCTAGGCCAAAGCCTATCGACAAGTACCCTGAATCCGTCCTGGTCTGATGGCTGTTCATAAATCCTTTTCAGTCGAATCAACTACTTCCCCCCCCTTTTAATTATTTAAACATTTTCTGAGTTCATTTAGTCATTTACTCATTTTTGACTTTCTGGATGGGCTCTAAGAGAAACATCAGCTTCTTGAGTTTCAAAAACTGGATTTGTGCTTTTCAACCAATTTCTCATATACTTCCAACGTTTTTTCCGCTATGGTTTTCCAGTTGTATTTCTGTTTAAGAAGATCGTTCCCTTTTTCTCCCATCCTGTTACGACCAAGCCCTTCAAGGATATAATTTAGACCCCAGGCAATAGAAGAGGGTTCTTTATAAGCAATAATACCTGTTTTGAAGTTTTCCACAAGGGCGACTGCATCACTTGCGACTATCGGTTTACTTGCATCCCAGGCTTCAAGTACGACAATTCCGAAAGGCTCGTTCCTACTAGGAATGCAGACAAGGTCACAGGCATTAAACCAGTCTATCACAGTATTATCCGGGGCATACCCAAGAAAGTTACAGGAATTACCGATCCCAAGTTTATGAGCTTGATACTCACAATGGGCGCGCATTTCTCCTTCTCCTATGAGTACAAACTGTGCATTCTTTTTCTTCAGAACCCTTGCCGCAGCTTCTATTAGCAGGTCAGGCCCTTTCTGATATGCCATCCTTCCAGTAAAAAGCACAACTGGAAGACACGGATGAATGCCATAATGCTTTTTTATATTCCCTGGATCGACTTCTCTTTTAATCTTTCCCACATTTATGCCGTTAGGAATTTTCCAGAGTTTGTAATCGGGAATTTTGTAAATTTGCTGAATTTCTTTTTTTAATATTGTCGAAGTAATGATCACATCGGAGCATTCGTACCCTCCGAGCCATTCCCTATGCGAGATTTCCTTTGCCTCCCACCAGTCTCCATAACGATTTCCATTACGTCCCCATTCAGTGCTGTGAAAAGTCAGAACAAAGGGCAGCCCGAACTCGGCTTTTATTCTGCAGAGAACATTTACAGGATGCCAGTCGTGCCCATGCAAGACGTCAAATTCACCTGCTTTCTCTCTTACATTCAGGAACCGATTGTACATATTTTCGCACATCAGGTTCATCTGTTCCACTATCCCCCCAATTTGATCACAGGTAACTCTGTGATAGTGGACGCCAGTAATTATCTCATCATTATTTTCGTGGCCCCGTGTAAAAAGGTGAACTTCGTGTCCCTCAGCTGCAAGAGCTTCTGAAAGTTCGGATACATGGGGGGCAATTCCCCCAACACGTATGGAATACAAACTTTCCCAGGAAAACATTCCTATTCTAATTTTTTTCATAGGTTCACTTATCCCTTTTTGTCAAGGTGAGGGTCAAGGAACTAAATCCCAAACAGAATACTGTGTGCCTGGCGGAGTTTAATCCTGGTTCCCAGGTGAAGACAAATTCCTTAACTGTTCCATCAGGCCGAGAAGGTTAGCCTCACCCCATAACTCGACAATCTTACCATCTTTAATACGGAAGATCTCTATACCAGTCATAGTTATTGGTTTTCCTGTGATCGGCAGACCCATAAAATCGCCTTTATGTATACCATGGGCTGTGAAGCGAGCAGCCACATTATCTCCTTCGGCAATCATATCTTCTATTGTAACATTAAGATGCTCGAAGGCTGCTCTGCATGAGGTGATTACTTCTTTTATTCCATTTATTCCTGAAGATACAGGAAGAGGAACATGAAGAGTGAAATCAGATGATAGCAGTTCATTGGCAATATTTAGATTTCCTTTAGAGGGCCCTTCCTCAAAGAATCGACGGACTATTGCTTTATTCTCTTCTGTAGACATATTTCTCCTCTATTGTTTTATTTATCCTGTTCGTGTGATTAAATCTTACAGCAAACGTGTGGATTCAGTTTGCCTCGGGACTTTAACAACAAGTACTCTAAAGACTCCATCTCCAGGATTCAAAAGGCGATGAGGAACTTTTGCAGGACTTTCAATTAACGTATCCCTGCTGACCTCCTGTTGTTCATCCCCAATCTCAACTACGCCTTTTCCCTCCAGAATATAGAAAAAGACATCTGTTGGAGTGATATGCTTTTTTAAAGCTTCTCCTGGCTTGAGTTCTATGTGTACTGCTTGGGCATGTTCTGTATCATAAAGAGTCCGAACGCTTACATTGTGAGGATTTGGTTTTTCAGGTGAAGACTTCATCTCAATAACTTTCATATTGTTCCCTCTTTTTAACCATAATTTTATGTTATCCTGTATATTTTTACAAATTATGCTAGTGTTGCATCAATGTTTGTTGACGCAACACCAGTTTCTTCCTGAAGCTCATGCTTGATTCAGAAGCACTTTCATATCCGCTTCAACGGTTGTGTTTGGCCTGATATTGAAATTATCAACCAGCACTTTAAGAACGTTTGGAGATACACAAGCCGGAAGTGTTGGGCCTAGGGTGATGTTCTTTACTCCAAGACTCAAAAGAGCAAGCAGAACAAGCACGGCTTTTTGCTCATACCATGCTATGTTGTAGGAAACAGGGAGATCATTTATGTCCTTGAGACCGAAAGCCTCTGCAAGTTTCTGAGCTATTACTACAAGCGAGTAACAGTCGTTGCACTGCCCGGCGTCGAGAACTCTCGGGATTCCTCCTATATCTCCAAGATCCAGTTTGTTATAGCGGTATTTGGCACAGCCAGCTGTCAGAATTACTGTGTCTTTTGGCAGGGCTTTTGCAAAATCTGTGTAGTAAGCTCTTTCCTTATGTCTGCCGTCACAGCCTGCCATAACTATGAACCTGCTGATTGCTCCACTTTTTACGGCATCTACGATCTTATCTGCAACAGAAAGGGCTGCATCATGTGCGAAACCTCCAACTATTGTTCCACTTTCCAGTTGCTCGGGAGGCTTGCTCATTTTTGCCTGTTCTATAAGGGGATTAAAGTCCTTTGTGCCATCTTCTTTTTCGTATATGTGGGTAAGCCCTTCAAAACCCACGACTCCTGTAGTGTAGATCCTGTTTCTGTATGATTCCCTTGGTGGGATTATGCAGTTTGTTGTTAGCAGGATGGGGCCGTTGAATTTTTCGAACTCTTCGTTCTGTCTCCACCAGGCATTTCCGTAATTGCCTACGAAATTGTCATATTTCTTAAAGGCAGGATAAGAGTTTGCAGGCAGCATCTCACCGTGGGTATAAACATCGATTCCTGTGCCTTTCGCTTGTTCAAGGAGCTGTTCGAGATCTCGAAGGTCGTGCCCACTGATAAGTATTCCAGGCCTATCTCTTACACCTATGTTAACTACTGTTGGTTCAGGGTTTCCATATGTTTCTGTATTTGCTTTGTCAAGCAGGGCGAGGACAGCTACACCTTTCTGTCCACACTCCAGGACAAGACCGATTAGAGCTTCCACTCCTAAGCTGTCGTCTGTTGTTGCAACCAGTCCTTTTTCTATAAACTCAAAGCTTGCTTCATCTTTATATCCCAGAATATAGGCATGGTGTGCATAAGCGGCCATTCCCTTCATCCCGTAGGTAAGAAGTTCTCTAAGGGATCGGATATCTTCATCTGCAGTTGAGTGAACAGCAACATCCAAATTTCCTATGTTTTCAGGGGTAACTGTAGCCACTGCAGGCAGGTCTTTTTCGGCATCTATTATTCCCGAAGGAAGCTTTGCCTTAATGTTGTCTCTGAGCTCAAATCCTTTCTTTATAAAGGATTCAATTTCCTCCTTGTCAAAATTAGTGTTAGTAAGAGTGGCAAAGAAGCCGTCGAGAATAAAACGATCTGTTGCTTCTTCATTCAGACCTGCAGCCCTTGCTTTAAGATTATAAAAAGAGATGCTTTTGAGAACATAGATTAATCTGTCCTGAAGATCTGCAACTTCTCCTTTCTTGCCACACACTCCATTTTTCGTACAACCTATTGACTTAAAAGTTTCTTGACATTGATTACAAAACATACTTTATCACCTTTAAAACTGTTATTCAGTTTACTCCCAGTTTTTTCATCCTATCATATATAACGATTCAGTTTCTTAATCATTGAGGTGTAGTGTAATATAGTTGTAGAATGTATCTGTAAAAAATACAATAGGGAACTATTTTCTATACGATAGTGGCTCATATATAGGAGACAGTTTCGATATGGGTACTTTAATAATAAAAATTCAATTTCACAAGCTAGAGCTTGGATTTTGTTTTCTAGGCTGCAAACAGTAGAGATTTTTCTTTTTGTTGACACTTCATTCCGTCTTCAACAGTTTCCCTTATGACATTCGATCTTGTGCAGGATAGTAGCCCCGGGTAAAGGATATTTCTCCGAGCAGTCGGTACAGGGATAGAAATTCCACGTTTCGGGTTCGGATTACAAATAGCAATCTAT
Coding sequences within:
- the brxL gene encoding protease Lon-related BREX system protein BrxL, whose protein sequence is MSELDQIDRLAASSLDGYLVRKDLVRTFSRQFPVPTYVVEFLLGRYCASIDNDEIEEGLEIVQRQLNSRTVKAGEEELFKSRARENGEVKIIDLITARLDAKTDSYVATLPSLQLTDVRISSELVNEHERMLTGGFYAEISLNYDAAIAQESKGRPFGVESLREIQLSKRDVLNVMAEARKKFTTEEWKAFLLRSIGIEPTALSERVKNAFLLRMVPFVERNYNLVELGPRGTGKSHLFQQISPYAHLISGGKATVARMFVNNSTGQRGLVCQYDVVCFDEISGISFDQKDGVNIMKGYMESGEFSRGKESIRADGSMVLVGNFEVDVEHQQHVSHLFGPMPPEIRDDTAFMDRIHAYLPGWDVPKINKELLTDHFGLVSDFLSECWSQLRNQSRVSLLQNRVFYGGALSGRDTNAVNKTVSGLLKLLYPGDTTEIPEEELEWAVRIAMEARRRVKEQQKRIGAAEFRNTHFSYVMGEDGIEKFVSTPELQSENSIGGDPLEPGQVWAISPGSIDEHPGLYRIEVNEGPGSGVKILNKPVPQAFRESVNYAEQNLYSRFMQLVGDKDPRHHEFTVQLRAFDVSKSGAKLGMPSLVALCTSLLRRSVRGGLIIVGEIALGGSIEPIHNPVTIAEIAVEKGATALLMPVSCRRQLFDLSDDMATKIDIQFYSDVRDALVKAMVD
- a CDS encoding Eco57I restriction-modification methylase domain-containing protein encodes the protein MKPLEKTLRNKLEKTVKEARDIAEAAARASLEQLGVGEASPFAYLSEDQKELRRKLRAHGRQLGDQRNPETGAQEISQLVEEVAYEHWHRMLFARFLAENNLLMYPDPVDPIAVTLEECEDMAVDEGAKNGWELASRYAARMLPQIFRPDSPVFQLILPPEHQQKLERLLADLPYEVFNASDSLGWVYQFWQAKKKDEVNDSGVKIGSRELPAVTQLFTEPYMVSFLLDNSLGAWWAAHRLTSEDLRSAASEEELRQKASIPGVPLDYLRFVKTDDGVWTPAAGTFDGWPNHLSELKTLDPCSGSGHFLVSSFLMLVPMRMEMEGLSAKDAVDAVLNDNLHGLEIDQRCVELAAFALALSAWCYPGTGGYRPLPEMNLACSGLTISTKKEDWLALAGDNNNLCMALEELYNQFKNANVLGSLVNPEAGLFRGTLVEMEWDDIAPILTKALSGEKDCEKTEMGVVAQGIVKATKMISDSYNLIFTNPPYLGDRKQSKTLKEFCYKQYPKAKNELATVLMERSIKLLSENGLFAGVMPQNWIFLKGSADLRKYWLKHICFKNIARVGGKGFSSPQAQGAYIALVLLENINVKNESRIACLDAYEYGTLEDKVRELIIGDITQINQLDQLKNPDARLLFDSQANGILIGQIACAPQGIKTGDDEKWRRRYWEVLFPSDDWRPFLSTVAKNTFWGGRSYVIDWSTGGQGMIRPRKDNVAVGNKGVAISQMGQFPCTLYAGELYDSNIAPIVPKEEDYIEILWRYFSSPEFHTELRKIDKKRSITNATFLKVPLQNVEVPSFALPKPFSEDPTQWIFHGHPTKSYEPLQVAVVRLIGYRWPAELDAKMELSDEARTWVKKCDELIPYADEDGIVCIPPVRGEASAADQLLNLLAAAYGESWSNDKLSELLKQADHAGKPLETWLREKFFTQHCKLFQHRPFIWHIWDGLRDGFGALVNYHKLDKKLLETLIYTYLGDWISRQKQDIANGVDGSQEKLDAAEGLKKKLELILEGEAPYDIFVRWKPIEKQPIGWDPDLNDGVRLNIRPFMSVPDMSKKGAGVLRDKPNINWNKDRGTDVESAPWYNPDPKKHPNYKGKEGERINDYHLSLKQKKEAREAAK
- the pglZ gene encoding BREX-1 system phosphatase PglZ type B, whose amino-acid sequence is MRVIEHFIKKIRQAAVYNPDVQVAPACILWPDIDRQWEAVIPNLQNELPELFVLGDYNPEKRSGPAIWLRCVVADKVDDVDLPCDRTPIFYLPGFSRQDLRAVESCPDQLKPLVSLQYLGVIWSQVNAKDWTILAFLKSDQGGMGLDVALDNDTKNAMQMALCPLLDEEVELLKGKRIDKDYFNALLTGGDPVRDLLQWLDHGDTFRAEHDENEWKAFVELCKSQFAFDPEKDGVIVGATKLACHEGSWSPVWDRYREAPKRYPNIPAQIRKCKPPNGTIQWHLGGGKFDGWPQWNETQESKLRTDLSTLESMPSHEARKKLTELESQHKSRRSMVWMELGEAPLARAMEHLSVLASTTNTALAAGSVDDLMAGYTNAGWRADDAVMKALACVEKEEDFEAIKKAIQSIYITWAEESARYLQKIVEKSGYPGGSASSCKTLQYKDRECVLFVDGLRFDTAKRLVEMLASQEYKVEEKTVWSALPSITATGKPAVTPVRDKIKGEDSNTDFEPVVAETGQSLKGGYHLKKLLIDGGWEILERSSNGNVNGRAWCEFGNIDHDGHDRGWKLSKHLESTLSEIQDRVIRLLKAGWKSVHIVTDHGWLLLPGGLPKIDLPSALVESKWGRCASIKPGATTNERLYPWYWNSNQYFALADGISCFRNGMEYAHGGLSLQECLTLELNVSSGVSKVSAVSVELTDIVWKGLRCTIAVDGEFSGLSLDIRTQPGDSFSSVVLKVNPLKDNGTASVVVESEELEGVSATIVLLNSNGELVAQTDTVIGGGKE